In the Euphorbia lathyris chromosome 5, ddEupLath1.1, whole genome shotgun sequence genome, one interval contains:
- the LOC136229777 gene encoding pentatricopeptide repeat-containing protein At1g77405-like has protein sequence MATVTILHISSYATTSTLLTADFVSDVLRSIPRVFFQSTRSIGRQITTRHRSPLKQRNLKQESAKHLNGVLILGPAAYRDPQRVNIGMDKAMEFFNWVQLHFDLPHTEMTCKEMACVLARGNRPEKLWYFLKEITTRERDVGVKLVTTNSVTCLIKVLGEEGLVNQALALFYRMKQYHCKPDVYAYNTIIYALCRVGNFKKARFLLEQMELPGFRCPPDTYTYTIFISSYCKYSQQTGCRKAIRKRLWEANHLFRIMLFKGFVPDVVTYNCLIDGCCKTNRIERALELFEDMKKRGCVPNRVTYNSFIRYYSAVNEIDKAVEMLRRMRKMNHGLATSSSYTPIIHAMCEAERVVEARDLLVELVDGGSIPREYTYKLVCCAMKSAKEGNLLDDEFHERIKGGIDDRYKQVKKLKPIMVQKMVEDHGVVFQTA, from the exons ATGGCAACAGTAACTATTTTACAca tttcttcatatgcaactaCCTCTACTTTATTAACCGCCGATTTTGTTTCTGATGTTCTCCGCTCAATACCACGGGTTTTCTTCCAATCCACCCGTTCAATTGGCCGCCAGATCACTACCCGCCACCGCTCTCCTTTAAAACAGCGCAATCTCAAACAAGAATCCGCCAAACACCTTAACGGAGTTCTCATTCTTGGTCCAGCTGCTTATAGAGATCCACAAAGGGTGAATATAGGCATGGACAAAGCAATGGAGTTCTTCAATTGGGTACAACTTCACTTTGACCTTCCACATACTGAAATGACATGTAAAGAGATGGCTTGCGTTTTGGCTAGAGGCAATAGACCAGAGAAACTATGGTATTTTCTCAAAGAAATCACAACAAGGGAGAGGGATGTCGGAGTAAAGCTTGTTACTACTAATTCTGTTACCTGTTTGATAAAAGTCCTAGGAGAAGAAGGGCTCGTAAATCAGGCATTAGCTTTGTTTTATAGAATGAAGCAGTATCATTGTAAACCGGATGTTTATGCTTATAATACGATTATTTACGCTCTCTGTCGAGTTGGGAATTTTAAAAAGGCAAGATTTTTGTTAGAACAAATGGAGTTGCCGGGCTTTAGGTGCCCACCAGACACATATACATACACTATATTTATCAGTTCCTATTGTAAATATAGCCAGCAAACTGGTTGTAGGAAGGCTATAAGGAAGAGGTTATGGGAGGCTAATCATTTATTTAGAATTATGTTGTTTAAAGGGTTTGTGCCTGATGTGGTTACATATAATTGTTTGATAGATGGGTGTTGCAAGACTAACAGAATTGAGAGGGCTCTAGAGCTTTTTGAGGATATGAAGAAAAGGGGTTGTGTTCCAAATCGTGTAACTTATAATTCATTTATCAGGTATTATAGTGCTGTAAATGAAATTGATAAGGCTGTTGAGATGTTGAGGAGGATGCGGAAAATGAATCATGGATTGGCTACTTCAAGTTCTTATACTCCAATTATCCATGCCATGTGTGAAGCAGAAAGAGTGGTAGAGGCTCGGGATCTTCTAGTTGAGTTGGTTGATGGGGGCTCCATACCTAGAGAGTATACATATAAGTTGGTTTGCTGTGCAATGAAGTCAGCGAAAGAGGGAAACTTGCTAGATGATGAATTCCATGAAAGAATTAAAGGTGGAATAGATGATAGATATAAGCAAGTGAAGAAGCTAAAACCAATAATGGTGCAGAAGATGGTAGAAGACCATGGTGTTGTGTTTCAGACAGCGTAA
- the LOC136229299 gene encoding uncharacterized protein, translating into MAHLSDQVIKNVYVFYIMFTCWGWLVLWFNQRSILRLREIEEMVLYTGFTIRLLFVLHRLECLAMPCLLESGIRLELLYRILMLIVYQYVNPSYCVAHVIHFVSPSCGSFFLVN; encoded by the exons ATGGCACATCTTAGTGATCAAGTCATTAAGAATGTTT ATGTATTTTACATAATGTTCACTTGTTGGGGATGGTTGGTCTTGTGGTTCAACCAAA GATCCATACTACGATTAAGGGAGATTGAGGAGATGGTACTGTACACTGGATTTACGATAAG GTTGTTGTTTGTCCTACATCGGTTGGAATGCTTGGCTATGCCATGTTTGTTGGAGTCAGGCATCCGGCTAGAGCTTTTATATAGGATATTGATGCTGATtgtttaccaatatgtaaatccaAGCTATTGTGTTGCTCATGTAATACATTTTGTTTCTCCAAGTTGTGGCTCTTTCTTCTTAGTGAATTGA
- the LOC136230250 gene encoding cell wall / vacuolar inhibitor of fructosidase 2: MKKVKSKDIKSQVCMGTSKEKDIHYCPLWLLLNLIQFSSNKKERKSEREMGCSSIVLLLVVAISVVSGDMDLIQKTCKNTKHYDLCVSSLKSNATSTKADPKGLAIIMIGVGVANATATSLYLSSPPQPIASSANEIILKECADKYGYAADSLEACVQDLDMESYDYAYMHAMAAADYPNACHNSFRLHKGFTYPPEIAHREQGFLHICDVVLGIINALNS, encoded by the coding sequence atgaaaaaggtTAAGTCAAAAGACATAAAATCTCAAGTATGTATGGGGACAAGTAAAGAAAAGGACATTCACTACTGTCCTCTTTGGTTACTATTAAATCTCATTCAATTTTcttcaaacaagaaagaaagaaagagtgAAAGAGAGATGGGGTGCAGCAGCATAGTTTTGTTGTTGGTGGTAGCAATAAGTGTGGTATCAGGAGATATGGATTTGATCCaaaaaacatgcaaaaacacaaaacactACGATCTATGTGTTTCATCTCTCAAATCAAATGCCACAAGTACAAAAGCAGATCCTAAAGGGTTAGCAATAATAATGATTGGTGTTGGAGTTGCTAATGCCACAGCCACTTCCTTATATCTTTCATCTCCGCCGCAGCCTATCGCCTCCTCAGCAAATGAGATAATACTCAAAGAATGTGCAGACAAGTATGGATATGCAGCTGATTCCCTTGAAGCTTGTGTTCAAGATTTGGATATGGAGTCTTATGATTATGCTTATATGCATGCTATGGCAGCCGCCGATTATCCAAATGCTTGCCATAATTCATTCAGATTGCACAAAGGATTCACTTATCCTCCAGAGATTGCGCATAGAGAGCAAGGTTTCCTGCATATTTGTGATGTTGTTTTGGGAATTATTAATGCTCTTAACTCCTAA